The following proteins are encoded in a genomic region of Pyricularia oryzae 70-15 chromosome 6, whole genome shotgun sequence:
- a CDS encoding leupeptin-inactivating enzyme 1: protein MPPTPSRWCSGLECLFTLLPFSGPSISHRSTEAIPGILLNSPPATMRILDQITAAKAATVLLSVAGVASSQKVCKPKVDSAKLQADITIENLMKNLQVLNDLAYANGGNRAFGLPGNVATVDYIFDRVSGVPGTRAWKQEFGAQFAQVQSLSIKFNGENVGPAYGLTYSPSTSAEGIEAEIVVGPEGAAGCDPANYAGLDVSGKIVLVDRFRCPTGGTLAGRVLPAAQNGAIGVLVYNDVTTQVTAGSLGSPSDEFVPAAFINRVDGLAAKDRIAAGETLTAFFQQTQVVEERKTYNVFVETEDGDPDNTIVLGAHHDSVQAGPGINDDASGSSLLIELFHAFTKYRTRNRVRFAWWGAEENGLLGSKYYCSNLSAPEINQILAYLNFDMQARGRIGVSDNDGRVYGSVAPKGSEVIQQTYLDHFAAQDVEVTPRILTNGSDYASFWSILNKPFGFLQTGILPEEDPCYHQACDNITNIQPELLLLNARAAAHQLTVLSLNGTSLIPKVPVQEAGLAAIRARSLMPSWPNVAGMDEVRAAGESHVGCGHEI, encoded by the exons ATGCCACCCACCCCCTCTCGGTGGTGTTCAGGGTTGGAATGCCTCTTTACCCTCCTTCCCTTCAGCGGCCCGTCCATCTCACATCGCTCAACCGAGGCTATCCCAGGCATCTTGTTAAATTCACCTCCTGCGACAATGAGGATCCTCGACCAGATCACCGCGGCCAAGGCTGCGACCGTCCTGCTCTCCGTGGCAGGCGTCGCCAGCTCGCAGAAAGTCTGCAAGCCAAAGGTCGACTCGGCCAAGCTCCAGGCCGACATCACCATTGAGAACCTGATGAAGAATCTGCAGGTGCTCAACGACCTCGCCTACGCCAACGGAGGTAACCGCGCCTTTGGCCTGCCCGGAAACGTGGCCACCGTCGACTACATCTTCGACCGCGTCTCGGGTGTGCCTGGGACCCGGGCCTGGAAGCAGGAGTTTGGCGCCCAGTTCGCCCAGGTCCAGTCTCTGTCGATCAAGTTCAACGGCGAGAATGTCGGCCCCGCCTACGGCCTGACCTACTCTCCCTCGACGAGTGCCGAAGGCATCGAGGCCGAGATCGTCGTCGGTCCCGAAGGCGCTGCTGGATGCGACCCGGCCAACTACGCCGGCCTTGACGTGTCGGGCAAGATCGTTCTGGTGGACCGTTTCCGCTGCCCGACCGGCGGCACCCTGGCCGGCCGCGTGCTCCCCGCTGCTCAGAACGGCGCCATCGGAGTCCTGGTGTACAACGACGTGACAACACAGGTCACTGCTGGATCCCTCGGTAGCCCGTCGGATGAGTTCGTTCCGGCCGCTTTTATCAACCGTGTCGATGGGCTCGCGGCCAAGGATAGAATCGCCGCCGGTGAGACCCTCACTGCCTTCTTCCAGCAGACTCAGGTCGTCGAGGAGCGCAAGACATACAACGTTTTTGTCGAGACAGAGGATGGTGACCCAGACAACACCATTGTGCTCGGCGCCCACCACGACAGTGTTCAGGCCGGCCCAGGTATCAACGACGATG CTTCGGGATCATCCCTCTTGATTGAGCTCTTCCACGCCTTTACCAAGTACCGGACCCGAAACCGCGTCCGGTTCGCCTGGTGGGGTGCTGAGGAGAACGGCCTCTTGGGCTCCAAGTACTACTGCAGCAACCTGTCGGCGCCCGAGATCAACCAAATCCTCGCATACCTAAACTTTGACATGCAGGCACGCGGCCGCATCGGCGTTTCAGACAATGACGGTCGCGTATACGGCAGCGTTGCTCCCAAGG GCTCCGAAGTCATCCAGCAGACCTACCTCGACCACTTTGCCGCCCAGGACGTAGAGGTCACACCGCGCATCCTGACCAACGGCAGCGACTACGCCTCGTTCTGGTCCATTCTCAACAAGCCCTTTGGGTTCCTGCAGACGGGCATCTTGCCCGAGGAGGATCCGTGCTACCACCAGGCATGCGACAACATCACCAACATCCAGCCcgagctgctgctcctcaACGCAAGGGCCGCCGCTCATCAGCTGACTGTGCTTTCCCTTAACGGCACCTCGCTGATTCCCAAGGTTCCTGTCCAGGAGGCCGGTCTCGCCGCCATCCGTGCTAGGAGCCTGATGCCCAGCTGGCCCAACGTCGCGGGTATGGATGAGGTCAGGGCGGCCGGTGAGTCGCACGTCGGATGCGGACATgagatctag
- a CDS encoding 3-ketoacyl-CoA thiolase, producing the protein MAVERLGSILKHLTPGNALSTITSKNDDDIVITYAARTPLGKARKGGFKDTSLEYMVFALLDQVRQRSKIDPSLVEDICMGNVSDGKAAYKLRAAALAAGFPNTHSASSVNRFCSSGLKATADIAHAISNGSIEVGIALGAESMSIGGDALDQPFDEDVTSQNQESKDCMMPMGWTSENVSSDFGISREEMDKFAALSFQKAEKAQNAGWFDDEIVPIRTKVKGPDGEVKEVTLTKDEGIRPGTTAESLGKIRAAFPQWGSTTTGGNASQVTDGAAAVLLMKRSTANKLGQPIMAKYVGSTTAGLAPRIMGIGPTVAIPKLLAKHGITLADCDVVEINEAFASMAVYCRDNLGLDAETKMNPRGGAIALGHPLGATGTRQIVTGLSECRRTGKKILLTSMCIGTGMGMAGLFVNEQ; encoded by the exons ATGGCCGTTGAACGTCTTGGCTCCATTCTCAAACACCTCACCCCGGGCAATGCCCTTTCAACCAT CACATCTAaaaacgacgacgacatcgTCATTACCTATGCCGCTCGTACCCCACTAGGCAAAGCCCGCAAGGGCGGCTTCAAGGACACCTCGCTCGAGTACATGGTGTTTGCGCTCTTGGACCAAGTGCGGCAACGCAGCAAGATCGACCCGAGCCTCGTCGAGGACATTTGCATGGGCAATGTCTCAGATGGCAAGGCCGCCTACAAGctccgcgccgccgcccttgccgccggcTTCCCCAACACACACTCCGCCTCGTCCGTCAACAGGTTTTGCTCGTCGGGCCTCAAGGCGACGGCCGATATCGCACATGCCATCAGCAACGGCAGCATCGAGGTCGGTATTGCCCTAGGTGCCGAGAGCATGTCCATCGGCGGTGACGCGTTAGATCAGCCCTTTGACGAGGATGTCACCTCGCAAAACCAGGAGTCGAAGGACTGCATGATGCCCATGGGCTGGACGTCAGAGAACGTTTCGAGCGACTTCGGTATCAGCCGCGAGGAAATGGACAAGTTCGCTGCCCTCAGCTTCCAGAAGGCTGAGAAGGCACAAAATGCCGGCTGGTTCGACGACGAAATTGTTCCGATCCGCACCAAGGTCAAGGGCCCTGACGGCGAGGTCAAGGAGGTCACGCTGACAAAGGACGAGGGCATCAGGCCCGGCACAACAGCGGAGAGTCTGGGAAAGATCCGCGCCGCGTTCCCGCAGTGGGGAAGCACGACCACGGGAGGAAACGCTAGCCAGGTGACGGATGGTGCCGCAGCGGTGTTGCTAATGAAGCGGTCAACGGCCAACAAGCTTGGGCAGCCCATCATGGCCAAGTACGTCGggtcgacgacggcaggtctggcGCCGCGCATCATGGGAATTGGCCCCACTGTCGCCATTCCCAAACTACTGGCCAAGCACGGCATCACGCTGGCTGACTGCGACGTTGTCGAGATCAATGAGGCGTTTGCCAGCATGGCGGTCTACTGCCGCGACAACCTCGGTCTCGACGCCGAGACCAAGATGAACCCACGCGGTGGTGCCATCGCACTCGGACACCCGCTCGGAGCGACCGGTACGAGGCAGATCGTTACTGGTCTGAGCGAGTGCAGGCGGACGGGCAAGAAGATCTTATTGACCAGCATGTGCATCGGCACGGGTATGGGCATGGCTGGGTTGTTCGTTAATGAGCAGTAG